A part of Olleya sp. Bg11-27 genomic DNA contains:
- a CDS encoding efflux RND transporter permease subunit translates to MTKKKKQVDTEFGLSSWAINNKTTMYVLIAVIFYLGISSFFSMPRENFPEVNETKIYVSSIYPGNTAEDIEKLISDPLEDKLKTVSNVVEITSTSQEDYSMLIVEFDDGITVDQAKQKVKDEIDTETSGEDWPTFNGAKVEPDVFELSLSEEMPILNINISGDYPIQKLKEFAEFLQDEIEDLQEIKKADIRGAQEKEVEVAVDIYKMMAAEVTFNDIIGAINNGNLTMSAGNLKASGQRRTIRVLGEIEEPSELENFVVKSEKGKSIYLKDLATVSFKEEDKTTFAREYGHPVVMLDVKKRAGKNMVAAAEQIQVIVADAIANVFPPDLTVNIVNDQSSKTIGQVDDLVNNIIFGVILVVAVLMFFLGFKNALFVGFAIPMSMFMSLMILELLGQSLNTMVLFGLIMGLGMLVDNGIVVVENVYRLMEDEGMGRIEAAKKGIGEIAFPIIISTATTVAAFTPLAFWPGIMGEFMKILPITLSVVLGSSLFVAIFFNSVLVSKFMTIEDKDMPLKQIIRTTLIVATFGILILLFGGTYKGLGTVMIFTAVMLWAYRFFIRKWANSFQNKALVNLENWYERKLRGALSGWRPYVLSIGTFLLLIASFIAFGISLSAKRTKVEFFPDNKPNQIIVYIEYPQGTAIEKTNAITKEIEKRVFTVVNQEKYMFDGENYLVESTVAQIGEGAGNPQTDGGSAAEMPHKGKITASMREFKFRRGEDSELLRQEVQAALVGIYPGVLISVEKDANGPPAGSPINIEIEGNDYNELIATAENMREFINTKNIAGIDELKIDVNKDKPTMRVTIDREKAGELGISAAQVGQQLRSSVFGSKAGVYKEDGDDYDIYVRFNAENRYNKSALFNQNITFRDNTGQIKSIPISAVIKYENNSGFSAIKHKDTRRVVTVYSALSPGFTDASAIVTQIQNEMKSYEDIPNGIKIDYTGQIEEQNKQMLFLVGAFFTGLGLIFFILIFQFNSVSKPTIIMIAIFLSFIGVFGGIVISGSSFVIMMTMVGIISLAGIVVNNGVVLLDYAQLLIDRKKAELDLEKEDYLTNQDLFESIVRAGKARLRPVLLTAITTIFGLIPLAIGLNINFFTLFADFNPNIYMGGDNVVFWGPLAWTVIYGLLIATFLTLIVVPILFFLSVKFKMWLRNKFSSEEKEDIIAIESTFEE, encoded by the coding sequence AAGTTAATGAAACTAAAATTTATGTTAGTTCTATTTACCCAGGAAACACTGCAGAAGATATAGAAAAACTAATCTCTGACCCTTTAGAAGACAAACTAAAAACGGTTAGTAATGTGGTAGAAATCACCTCAACCTCTCAAGAAGATTACTCTATGTTAATTGTAGAGTTTGATGATGGGATTACAGTCGATCAAGCTAAGCAAAAAGTAAAGGATGAAATTGATACTGAAACTTCTGGAGAAGACTGGCCAACTTTTAATGGTGCTAAAGTAGAACCTGATGTTTTTGAATTAAGCCTTTCGGAAGAAATGCCAATCTTGAACATTAATATTTCAGGAGATTACCCTATTCAAAAGTTAAAAGAATTTGCTGAGTTTCTTCAAGATGAAATTGAAGATTTACAAGAAATTAAAAAAGCGGACATCCGTGGTGCACAAGAAAAAGAAGTTGAAGTTGCTGTAGACATTTACAAAATGATGGCTGCCGAAGTTACTTTTAACGATATTATTGGCGCTATTAACAACGGAAACCTTACCATGTCTGCAGGTAATTTAAAAGCTAGTGGACAACGACGTACTATTAGAGTTTTAGGTGAAATTGAGGAACCATCAGAACTTGAAAATTTTGTTGTAAAATCTGAAAAAGGAAAATCTATTTATCTTAAAGATTTAGCAACTGTTTCTTTTAAAGAAGAAGATAAAACAACCTTTGCTAGAGAGTATGGTCATCCTGTAGTGATGCTAGACGTTAAAAAACGTGCTGGAAAAAACATGGTTGCTGCTGCAGAGCAAATTCAGGTTATTGTTGCCGACGCTATTGCTAATGTATTCCCACCAGATTTAACGGTAAATATTGTTAACGACCAATCGTCTAAAACTATTGGCCAAGTAGACGATTTAGTAAACAACATTATTTTTGGTGTAATACTAGTCGTTGCGGTTTTAATGTTCTTTTTAGGATTTAAAAATGCCCTATTTGTTGGTTTTGCAATACCAATGTCCATGTTTATGTCACTTATGATATTAGAATTACTTGGACAAAGTTTAAATACCATGGTGCTTTTTGGTCTTATTATGGGACTTGGTATGTTGGTTGATAATGGTATTGTGGTAGTCGAAAACGTGTACCGTTTAATGGAAGACGAAGGAATGGGCAGGATTGAAGCTGCCAAGAAAGGTATTGGAGAAATTGCGTTTCCTATTATCATCTCTACAGCAACAACTGTTGCAGCCTTTACACCATTAGCCTTCTGGCCAGGAATTATGGGAGAGTTTATGAAGATTTTACCAATAACATTGTCTGTAGTATTAGGATCGTCCCTATTTGTGGCCATCTTTTTTAACTCGGTATTGGTGTCAAAATTCATGACTATTGAAGATAAAGACATGCCTCTAAAGCAAATAATCAGAACAACACTAATAGTGGCTACTTTTGGGATACTTATTCTATTATTTGGTGGGACTTACAAAGGTTTAGGTACCGTTATGATTTTTACAGCTGTAATGTTATGGGCTTACCGTTTCTTTATCCGTAAATGGGCAAATAGCTTTCAAAATAAAGCATTAGTAAATTTAGAAAACTGGTACGAGCGTAAATTACGTGGTGCACTTTCTGGATGGAGACCTTATGTTTTAAGTATTGGTACTTTTTTACTATTAATTGCGTCGTTTATCGCTTTTGGTATATCATTAAGTGCTAAAAGAACTAAAGTTGAGTTTTTTCCAGATAACAAACCAAATCAGATTATTGTTTATATCGAGTATCCTCAAGGTACAGCAATCGAGAAAACAAATGCTATTACTAAAGAAATCGAAAAACGTGTCTTTACAGTTGTAAACCAAGAAAAATACATGTTTGATGGTGAAAACTACTTAGTAGAAAGTACCGTTGCTCAAATTGGCGAAGGTGCCGGAAATCCACAAACAGATGGTGGGTCTGCTGCAGAGATGCCTCATAAAGGTAAGATTACAGCATCCATGCGTGAGTTTAAATTTAGACGTGGAGAAGATAGTGAGTTACTACGTCAAGAAGTACAAGCTGCATTAGTTGGTATTTACCCTGGTGTATTAATTTCTGTAGAAAAAGATGCTAATGGACCGCCTGCTGGATCACCAATTAATATTGAAATTGAAGGTAACGACTACAATGAGCTTATTGCTACCGCAGAAAACATGCGTGAGTTTATTAATACTAAAAACATTGCTGGTATTGACGAACTTAAAATAGATGTTAATAAAGACAAGCCAACCATGCGTGTTACTATTGACAGAGAAAAAGCTGGAGAATTAGGTATTAGTGCTGCACAAGTGGGACAACAACTACGTAGTTCGGTCTTTGGATCTAAGGCGGGTGTCTATAAAGAAGATGGTGACGATTATGATATTTACGTGCGTTTTAATGCAGAAAACAGATACAACAAAAGTGCCTTGTTTAATCAAAACATTACGTTTAGAGATAATACAGGACAAATAAAAAGTATTCCTATCTCTGCTGTTATTAAATACGAAAACAATTCTGGTTTTAGTGCTATTAAGCATAAAGACACAAGACGAGTAGTTACCGTGTATTCCGCATTATCACCTGGTTTTACAGATGCCTCTGCCATTGTAACTCAGATTCAAAACGAAATGAAAAGTTATGAGGATATACCTAACGGAATTAAAATTGATTACACCGGTCAAATTGAAGAGCAAAACAAGCAAATGTTATTCCTTGTTGGTGCCTTTTTTACAGGACTAGGATTAATCTTTTTTATATTGATATTCCAATTTAATTCCGTTTCAAAACCAACAATAATAATGATTGCTATTTTCCTTAGTTTTATTGGTGTCTTTGGTGGTATAGTAATTTCAGGAAGTTCTTTTGTTATCATGATGACTATGGTTGGTATTATATCACTGGCCGGAATTGTAGTAAATAACGGTGTGGTACTTTTAGATTATGCACAATTACTTATTGATAGAAAGAAAGCCGAATTAGATTTAGAAAAAGAAGACTACCTAACTAACCAGGATCTTTTTGAAAGTATTGTTAGAGCAGGTAAAGCCCGTTTAAGACCTGTATTGCTTACGGCAATTACAACCATATTTGGTCTTATACCATTAGCCATTGGTTTAAACATTAACTTCTTTACTCTTTTTGCAGATTTTAATCCAAACATATATATGGGAGGAGATAACGTTGTCTTTTGGGGACCATTAGCATGGACTGTTATTTATGGTCTATTAATCGCAACATTCTTAACCTTAATTGTGGTACCAATATTATTTTTCTTATCCGTAAAATTCAAAATGTGGTTAAGAAATAAGTTTTCATCTGAAGAAAAAGAAGACATAATAGCAATTGAAAGTACGTTTGAAGAGTAA
- a CDS encoding chloride channel protein produces the protein MPKHTILKRILIWRAKHISQRQFVYMLSILVGFTSGIGAVVLKNLTHFIQHLLEGRLVKYYHTAFYFLFPIVGFTLVHLVIKYVVKGKVSHGIPSTLFSISKRKGIMKRYQMFGSLLTAPITIGFGGSVGLEGPSVATGAAISSNIARMFHMNQTTRSLLIGCAAAGALSSIFKAPIAAIIFAIEVFSLDLTIASMLPLLLASLSAILTSYFFLGGDVLLPFRIEDKFTISDVPFYAILGICSAITSIYFTEIYERIQKLFDRLNSPFKKIVVGGSCIGILVYFIPPLYGEGFSVINNLIAGNPEKALENNFLQMDLTNIWVVIALLAGLVFFKIIASALTFGAGGVGGIFAPTLFMGSIMGNCIAKIINNIGFFKNQVSESNFTLVGMAGLMAGVLHAPLTAIFLIAEVTGGYELFIPLMLTATISFSITKYFNLHSVYTMELGRRGELITHDKDHAVLTLMDIDKVIETNFVPIYQTMDLGQIVHKAVVKSSRNIFPVIDEEFKTLKGIILLDDIRPIMFDQTLYKEVLAMDVMQNPPEIIDLEHDKMVDIMKKFQDSSAWNLPVVQNGKYVGFISKSKLLTAYRRQLINFTKS, from the coding sequence ATGCCAAAACATACTATATTAAAACGTATTTTAATCTGGAGAGCTAAGCATATATCACAAAGACAATTTGTATATATGCTTAGCATACTGGTTGGTTTCACTTCTGGTATTGGCGCTGTTGTATTAAAAAATCTCACGCATTTTATACAACATTTATTAGAAGGTCGATTAGTTAAATATTATCATACTGCATTTTATTTTTTATTTCCCATTGTAGGGTTTACCCTTGTGCATCTGGTCATAAAATATGTCGTTAAAGGCAAAGTAAGTCACGGGATTCCTTCGACACTTTTTTCTATTTCAAAACGAAAAGGGATTATGAAACGTTATCAAATGTTTGGTTCGCTTCTAACAGCTCCCATTACTATAGGTTTTGGAGGCTCAGTCGGGTTAGAAGGCCCATCGGTAGCAACAGGCGCTGCAATTAGCTCAAACATTGCCCGAATGTTTCACATGAACCAAACAACCAGAAGTTTATTAATTGGTTGTGCAGCAGCAGGAGCATTGTCCTCCATATTTAAAGCCCCTATTGCAGCAATAATTTTCGCGATTGAGGTCTTTAGTTTAGACTTAACTATCGCCTCCATGCTGCCACTTTTATTAGCGTCATTATCGGCTATTTTAACCTCTTACTTTTTTCTTGGAGGTGATGTACTATTGCCTTTTAGAATAGAGGATAAGTTTACTATTTCAGATGTCCCTTTCTATGCTATTTTAGGTATTTGTTCAGCAATAACTTCTATATATTTTACAGAAATCTACGAACGGATTCAAAAATTATTCGACCGATTAAATTCACCTTTCAAAAAAATAGTAGTTGGCGGATCTTGCATCGGAATTCTAGTATATTTCATACCTCCTTTATATGGAGAAGGTTTTTCTGTCATTAACAACCTAATTGCCGGAAACCCAGAAAAAGCTTTAGAAAACAACTTCCTACAAATGGACCTTACAAACATTTGGGTCGTTATCGCATTATTAGCAGGCTTAGTCTTTTTTAAAATTATTGCTAGCGCCCTTACATTTGGAGCAGGAGGTGTTGGAGGTATTTTTGCACCAACACTATTTATGGGAAGTATTATGGGAAACTGTATTGCAAAAATAATAAACAACATAGGTTTCTTTAAAAATCAAGTTTCAGAAAGTAATTTCACATTAGTAGGAATGGCAGGATTAATGGCTGGAGTATTACACGCTCCATTAACAGCCATTTTCTTGATAGCAGAAGTAACAGGCGGCTACGAATTGTTTATTCCGTTAATGTTAACCGCTACTATTTCATTTAGTATCACAAAATATTTCAACTTGCATTCTGTATATACCATGGAATTAGGACGTAGAGGAGAACTTATCACACATGACAAAGACCACGCCGTACTAACTTTAATGGATATAGATAAAGTTATCGAGACTAATTTTGTTCCCATTTATCAAACCATGGATTTAGGACAAATTGTACATAAAGCAGTTGTCAAATCTAGTCGAAACATTTTCCCTGTCATTGACGAAGAGTTTAAAACATTAAAAGGGATCATCTTATTAGATGATATTCGTCCTATAATGTTTGATCAAACGTTATATAAAGAAGTTCTTGCCATGGACGTCATGCAAAACCCGCCAGAAATAATTGACCTAGAACATGATAAAATGGTAGATATCATGAAAAAATTTCAAGATAGTAGTGCTTGGAATTTACCGGTTGTACAAAACGGGAAGTATGTTGGGTTTATATCAAAATCTAAATTATTAACCGCTTACAGGCGGCAATTAATTAATTTTACAAAATCTTAA
- the aspS gene encoding aspartate--tRNA ligase, producing the protein MYRSHNCGELTASHINTEVTLSGWVQKSRDKGFMIWVDLRDRYGITQLIFDEERTSKVILEQAQKLGREFVIQIKGTVIERESKNKNIPTGEIEVLVKELTILNESLLPPFTIEDKTDGGEDIRMKYRYLDIRRNPVKNNLIFRAKVTQEVRNFLSNNAFIEVETPYLIKSTPEGARDFVVPSRMNEGEFYALPQSPQTFKQLLMVGGMDKYFQIVKCFRDEDLRADRQPEFTQIDCEMAFVEQEDILNVFENLTRHLLKEVNGVEVDKFPRMLYDDAMRLYGNDKPDIRFGMEFGELNEVAQHKDFSVFNSAELVVGIAVPGGNAYTRKEIDKLIDWVKRPQVGALGMIYCRVNEDGTFKSSVDKFFDQEDLAKWAEKTGAKAGDLVCVLSGDTNKVRAQLSALRMELATRLGLRDPKVFAPLWVIDFPLLELDEETGHYHAMHHPFTSPKPGQIELLDTNPGEVKANAYDLVLNGNEIGGGSIRIHDKATQAIMLKHLGFSEAEAKAQFGFLMDAFEYGAPPHGGLAFGLDRLVSILGGQETIRDFIAFPKNNSGRDVMIDAPAPIDEAQLKELNLKLDL; encoded by the coding sequence ATGTACAGAAGTCACAACTGTGGTGAGTTAACAGCATCACATATAAATACAGAAGTAACCCTTTCAGGTTGGGTTCAAAAATCAAGAGACAAAGGATTTATGATTTGGGTCGATCTTCGCGATCGTTACGGAATCACGCAACTTATTTTTGATGAGGAACGTACATCTAAAGTCATACTAGAACAAGCACAAAAGCTTGGTCGCGAATTTGTTATTCAAATTAAAGGTACCGTTATAGAACGTGAATCTAAAAACAAAAATATCCCAACAGGTGAGATTGAAGTTTTAGTAAAAGAATTAACTATTTTAAATGAATCTTTACTTCCTCCTTTTACTATCGAAGACAAAACCGATGGTGGGGAAGATATTAGAATGAAATATCGTTACCTTGATATTAGACGTAATCCTGTAAAAAACAACTTAATTTTTAGAGCTAAAGTAACGCAAGAAGTCAGAAACTTTTTGTCAAACAATGCTTTTATTGAAGTTGAAACACCATACTTAATCAAATCGACTCCAGAAGGCGCTAGAGATTTTGTAGTACCTTCTAGAATGAATGAAGGTGAATTTTATGCGTTGCCACAATCTCCTCAAACCTTTAAGCAATTGCTTATGGTTGGTGGAATGGACAAATACTTCCAGATTGTAAAATGTTTTAGAGACGAAGATTTACGTGCAGATAGACAACCAGAATTTACGCAAATTGACTGCGAAATGGCGTTTGTAGAGCAAGAAGATATTTTAAACGTTTTTGAAAACCTGACGCGCCACTTACTTAAAGAGGTTAATGGTGTAGAGGTTGACAAATTCCCACGTATGTTATACGACGATGCGATGCGTTTATACGGAAACGACAAACCAGATATTAGATTTGGAATGGAGTTTGGCGAATTAAATGAAGTTGCACAACACAAAGACTTCAGCGTATTCAACTCGGCAGAATTAGTCGTTGGTATTGCTGTTCCTGGCGGAAACGCATACACCCGTAAAGAAATAGATAAATTAATTGATTGGGTAAAGCGTCCACAAGTTGGTGCTTTAGGTATGATTTATTGTCGTGTAAACGAGGATGGGACATTCAAATCATCTGTAGATAAATTTTTCGACCAAGAGGATTTAGCTAAATGGGCAGAAAAAACTGGCGCAAAAGCAGGAGATTTAGTCTGTGTGCTATCTGGAGACACTAATAAAGTACGTGCACAATTAAGTGCTTTACGTATGGAATTAGCAACACGCTTAGGCTTACGTGATCCTAAAGTATTTGCTCCATTATGGGTCATTGACTTCCCTTTATTAGAACTGGATGAAGAAACTGGGCATTACCATGCTATGCACCACCCATTTACATCACCTAAACCTGGTCAAATAGAATTATTAGACACTAACCCGGGAGAAGTAAAAGCAAATGCATACGATTTAGTCCTTAACGGAAATGAAATTGGTGGTGGATCAATACGTATTCACGACAAAGCTACACAAGCGATCATGCTTAAACATTTAGGATTTAGTGAAGCAGAAGCTAAAGCTCAATTTGGATTCTTAATGGATGCTTTTGAATATGGTGCACCGCCACATGGTGGTTTAGCTTTTGGTCTTGATAGATTAGTCTCTATTTTAGGAGGCCAAGAAACGATTAGAGACTTTATTGCGTTCCCAAAAAACAATTCTGGTAGAGACGTCATGATTGACGCCCCTGCTCCAATTGACGAGGCGCAATTAAAAGAATTAAATTTAAAGCTTGATTTGTAG